From the genome of Aquiluna borgnonia:
AGGCGCCGCTCCTCGGCCAACTGAGCTTCAGTCTTGGCGTGTGAAATAGGGAACCAGCCCTGATTCAAGCCGCAAAGGTAAACAGCGCGCCACTCCAAACCCTTGGTGGCATGGACTGTGGCGAGGGTAATGGCCTCCCGAATCGGTTCATCGCCTGAGCGCTCCCGCTCCCCAAGCTCTCGAACAAATTCATCCAGCGAGGGGCTGCCCAGCTCATCAAATATCTCCATGAACCAATTTAGATTGCGCCACTTCTCAGACTTGGACTCCTGAGAGCTCCAACCCAGCTGGCTGAGGATCTCACTGAGCAACATGAATAGTGGTTGCGGCTGGGTGGATATCTGAAGTGCCCGAATGGCCAGCATTGCCTTCTGCACCTCAGGAATGCGGAAAAATCGACCCGCGCCGCGGACCTGAACCGATATTCCAAGAGTGCCCAGCTCGCGCTCGATTGGCTCCAACTGAGAGTTGATGCGAGAGAGAACTGCTATGTCACTGGGTGCCCAGCCCTCAGCCAGCGACTTCGCGATGCCGGAGGCAATTCGTTTTGCCTCTGCGCTGGCGCTCGCCGCCTCAATTACGACTGGGCTCGTTAGCTCTCCCCTGACCGGCTCCAGATTTCTGGTGGAAGCCACCGAGTTTGCACTGGCAACAATTTCAGAGGTTGAGCGGTAGTTTCGATTCAGTTCGAAAATTTCAGCGTTCGGGTAACGTGAGCCAAAACCGGTGAGGAACCCCGCATCAGCCCCGGCGAAACCGTAGATTGCTTGCCTGGGGTCTCCAACGACGCACACATCTTCGCGCTCGCCCAACCAGGTTTCGAGCAGGGCCTGCTGCAGCGGCGAAATATCTTGGTACTCATCCACCGTAAAGAACCGATATTGCTGCTGGACGTGCTCCAGCATCCGATCCTCACTCCTCAGAAGTCCGAGGGTTAGAGTCAGCACGTCTTCCCAATCGGCCAGGCGCTTCTGCTGCTTATAGTTCGAGTAGGCCTCCAAAACAGTTACAAATCTTTCCGGAGAGAAACCAGCGATGACGCCGCGTTCACGCTCTAGGTATTGACCAGGTGAAACCAAGCTGTAGCTCACCAACTCGATTTCAGCAGCCAGCTCCCTAAGCTCCTCATCGCGAAGTTCAAGCCGAAGCTCGCCGAGAACCTCCCTCAGTGCCGGGAGCTTGTTGGTCAAAAGTTTGGGAGGCAAACCGCCGGTGAGTTGAGGCCAGAAAAACTGCAACTGCCCCAGGGCCGCTGAGTGAAAGGTTCGAACCGCCACCTCAGTGACGCCCAGGGAGCGCAGTCGGGAACGAAGTTCACTGGCGGCACGATTGGTATAGGTGAGGGCAAGTATCCGATTAGCGGCAAAAACTCCTCGATCGATTCCGTAGGCGATGCGGTGTGAGATGGTTCTTGTCTTGCCGCTACCCGCTCCAGCCAAAATCCCGACTGGCCCCCGAAGTGCCTGGGCAGCCTCACGCTGTTGCTCATCAAGGCCAGCAAGTAGTGGGTGACCGACTGAGTCTTGGCTCATCTGCAATCCTTTGGGTTCGCGTGGCATTGCCGCCAGAGCGCAACAAGAGCGTCTAACCTAAACGGTGTGGGACGACCTGCTCTGATTTTAGCTGCACTGGCAGCCGACGCCGCGCCTGGAAAAAACTTTAGGCACTACCTCAAAATTACCGACAACCCGGACATCGAGGTGTTGCGTCTTTGGGACGCCGAGGGCCAAAGCTATGAGCTTAAAATGCCCGCTAGCGCCGCCGGAATCACAGAGTTAGCGACCGAGATCACCGTGTTGCAAGCCCTGAACCAGGCCAAACTTAGTCTCCCGTTCGCTATCCCTAACCAAGTCGGTCAAACTCAAGATTTTGATGGGCAGCGAGCCGTGCTTTTCACTCTTCTCGGAGGCAGCTCTCCAGATCTCTCAAGACTGGGGCCTGGGGCATTTTCAAAGTCTTTCGCTGAAGCAATGGCCTCGCTACACAATTGTGAAACCCAGCCAATCATCGAAGCTGGTTTGCCCAGTTACGATGCGACCACCGTCCTGCACCACAAGGTTCAGGAGCTTGATCGCATGGCCGCCACCGGTCGCATTCCAGCCGCGCTTTTGAGCCGCTGGGAAACCGCCCTGGAAGACATCGGACTTTTCCGCTTCCACCCAACCCTGACTCACTCAGCAATCAACTCGGAGGCCGTGCTGGTTGAGAACCAGCAGGTTGTTGGCATTACTGGGTTCAATGCTTTGTGTGTCGGCGACCCCGCCGAAGACTTCCGCTGGTTAGCCTCGGGGGCTGTCGCATCGACCCTAGATGACGCCCTGCTGCATTACCGCGCGGCCAGACCTCAAGCAGATGAGAACCTGGCCCAGCGCGCGATTCTTTATTCCGAACTGGAATTGGGATCCTGGCTACTTCACTGCCTGAGCATTGGTGACGCCGAGCAGATAAAGCAAGCAGAAGATCTCCTCAATGACCTGAAAGAAAATCTTGAGGCGGGAAATCTCAAGGAGCTAACCGCGACCAGCTTTGTTGGCCTAGCTGTCGCCAGCAGCATCATTCCGCAGGCAATGCCAACCCAACCGATCGAAACCCTCTCCCCATCAGCATTGCAAGAAGAAGTTGAAGAGCAGGATCAGGACGCCCCTGCCGATGACCTAACCCAAGCTGAGCCGACTGAGACTACCCTCGACGAGCTGTTCTAGCTTTCGTCAACGCTTCGACTAGTTCCGCCTCACTAGGCAGTCGACTGGGCATTACCTCTTTTGCATCACCGGCAAAATAAAAACAGGCCTGAACGCGCTCGACACCAACCTGCAGCCATTTCGATAGAGCAATGCGGTAGAGGGCAAGCTGCATGGCGCGTGCCTCGAGCAAAGCTGGATCGGTCGGAGAATTACCCGACTTCCAATCCACGACTAAAAATCCGAGTTCGGTCTCGAACACGGCATCGAGCTTGCAAACTACAACTAGGCCATCTAGCACGATCTCGATGCTCTGCTCTACAAACTTTGGTTCAAGCGAAGCGAATCGACTCTGCGCAAAGTTCTTGACTAGCTGGTCATCCAAGTCAATGTCAACTTCATCACCGAGCAGCCAGTCCTCAATCAAAGCGTGAAAGTCCGTGCCGGCTTGGGCTGAGGCAGAGAAGAGGCCGGGCATCGGTCTCACTAGCGACTCGGCAAATTTTTCTGGTTCCGCTATCAGCCGCATCAGCGCTGAGGCAGAAAGCCGGCGAGGGAATGCTGAGGTCGGCCTGGAGGCATTTCGCTCGCGCTCCTCCAGCAGGAGTGCAAACTCGGTGAAGTTCTCAATGCGAGCGGGCTCAGCCGCTGAGACTGCCGCTGCGCCTTGAGCTAGAGCATCACGCTTTTCTCCCAATGGGTCAAAAGGCCAGATTTTGATTTGGGAATTTCCTGAAGCCGGGTTAACCGGATCTGGCTCAGGAATTTCAATTGTGTTGCGGCACAGACCTGACTCAAGAAGTTCAACAAGGAATCCAGAAATGGGCCGCGGTTTTTTAAGTCCGGGTTTGTAATAGGAGGCGGTCAGGTGAAGCTCGCGTTTGGCCCGGGTGAACCCTACGTAAGCAAGTCTGCGCTCCTCAATTAGGTGCTTGGCTCGATTTTTGTCTTGAAATTCGTCAAATAGTTTTTTTAGTTCACCTTGAGTCTGAGTCGTTTGGAAGGCAAATTCGGGCAGTGCCTGAGAATCGCCTCTGAGCGAGAAGGGAACTTTGCCACTTGCCAACCAGCCTTTAGCCCCACGACCTTCAATTGGAAAGCTTCCCTGGTTCAGCTGGGCTATGGCCACCACATCCCACTCCAGGCCTTTGGCGGCATGGATGGACATGATTTGTACCACTCCCTGCTTTGCTCCCGACCTGGGGAGCTCAAAGCTCTCCCTTTGCTTGGCGTGATCCAACCAATTCAGCATGGATCCCAAGGTTGGTCGCAGGGCTGCCTGTTCGAACTCTGCGATGCGCGCGATGAAAGCTTCCAGGTTCGAAAGCGGGTTGACTGAGGTGCCAGCAGAAAACAGTTCGATGTCAATTTCGAGCTCCTTGACGATGCTCCACGCGAGTTCAGAGAGCGGAATTGAAACCCTGGAGCGCATTCTGCGAATGACTTGCGCAGCAGCTATCAACCTTGATCTCCCTGCATCGGAGAAGTTTCCAATTTCTGAATCCCGGCACAATTCATCCAACGCCTCAACAATGGTGACCGGCTGCGAGGCGACCACCTCGTCTCTCACTCTTGAGAGGAACCTTGCTAAATCACCCAGAGCTGCTAAATCTTTTGCACCAACTCTCCATTTTGGCCCCGCCAAAAGTCGCATCAACTGAGCCCCGGCCTCCGGTCGCTCAATAACGCTCAGGGCGGCAATTAGGTCCATTACCTCTGGAAGTTCAAGAAGCGAGGAAAGCCCGCTGACCTCGACCACCAAACCTCGCTTGGTGAGGGCTTCGGAAAGTTCTGCCATGGATGCCTTAGTCCGTGTCAGCAAGGCTGCCGAGGTGTTTTCATCGACTCGCTCCATAAACCACTGAGCCAGCGCCGCTGCCTCCTCTGCCTCGGTCTGGTAAACCGCCGCCGTCACCTGATCGTCATGCTGAGGTTTTCCTGCCTCGAGCGTTACCGGAGCTAACTCGGGTTGACTCAAGTTCAGAGCATGGGCTGTGGCATTTGCCGCAGCAACTACCGCTGGGCCTGAACGCCATGATTTGGAAAGTGTGAAAGTAACCGGCCGTGGACTGCCAAAGTCTTGGTGAAAGCCGGTCAAATTTCGACTGCTGGCTCCGCGCCAACCATAAATTGCCTGGTTTGGGTCCCCCACCGCAAGAACCGACTTACCAGCAAACAGCCTTGAAAGCAGCTTGGTCTGAATAGTTGAGGTGTCCTGGTACTCATCCAGTAAGACAAATCGATGCTGATGCTCGAATGGTTTTTCCAATGCCTTGAGGGCAAGTGCTACCTGATCGGCGAAGTCAACCAAATTTCGTTTGGACTTTAGAGAGCGATACTCCTCGGCCAAATCGGCGAGCAACTGGTTTTGCCCCGCTGATGCCAAGAGGTCCTCTGTGTAAGCAAAGCGCTCCATGGAGCCGCTGGCATTCTTCGGAAGGCCAGAGACATGATCGATGAAAAATTGCAGGTGCTGATTCATCGACTCGGCGGAAATTTGGTTATCGGTCAGCTCGGATGCGAGGGCCAAAACCAAGTCAATCAGATGAGACTTGGACTTCTCCCAGTCCTCGAGTCGAGCGTGAGTCTCTAGGTTGAGTGACCGCACCAGCTCATCCGCCAGAGACACTGAGGCTGCCTCGGTCAGCAGGGTTGCATCCTGCTCAAATCCAACGGAGAGGGCCAACCTCCGGAAAATATCATTACCAAATGAGTTATAGGTTGCGATGTAGGCGGGTGAGAAATCCTGCTCCAGGTCTGCTGGCCAAAAATCAGTTTCCCGAAGTCGATACAGAGCCTGATTGACGCGGGCCGAGAGCTCAGCGGCAGCCTTCCTGGTGAAGGTGAGTCCTAGCACCTCGTCTGGCCGAGCCAACGAGTTGGCCACCAGGTAAAGCACCCTGAGGCTCATCAGCTCAGTCTTTCCGCTTCCGGCTCCGGCGATGACAAGGGCTGGGGAATCGAAGGGTGCCCCTTCGATGACGGCCCGTTGCTCGTTGGTCAGGGTGTGCTTGGAGACCAGTGCGTAAATTTCATCAGCGGAAAAATTAGCCACCGGTGATCACCTTGCCAATCAGCAGTTGGCAATTTCCGGCCTGCAGGCAGTGAGAGCTGACGTTGGCTGCAAACCTCGCGGCCCCGGCCTGCTGCTCGACATCCGCAAGCAGTTTCGTGATCTCAGATTCCAGTTCTTCAGTGAGCGGAGGCTGCTGCAGGACCTTGAGTTTTTGCTCTCCAACCGAGACGATTTTTGCTCCGGCAAGCTCATGTCCCAGCTCGCGCATTGCCAGTTGATAAACCGCGAGTTGGCGATGGCCGGAGACTTCGGCCTGCGAAGGAGTCCTCCCTGTTTTCAGATCCACGACCGCCACGGAACCATCTGGTAGCTGTTCGACACGGTCAATTTTTCCGGCAATCTGAAGTCGGCCCAGGTTGAGCTCAAATTTTTGTTCAGCCTGCATAAGCAAGTCGGCGGATTCGAGGTAATCGGCAACTGCCGAAAGCATTCGAAGTGCTTTGCGCTTCTGAGTTTGAGCCTGCCAGCTGGATTCGAACTCCAAGGTGTGCCAATTGCTCTCTAGATACTGAACCAGTTCATCCCGATGGCCACCCTGCTCCATAGCAGCGTGCAGCAGAGTCCCCAGTGAAGCCTCAAAACCACTGCCATCACCACCGAAGCTTTCGATGAACCAGTGCACCGGACACTTTTCAAAAGCCTCAAGCTTTGACGGTGAGAATCTAACTTTCTCGCCTTCAGAAACCAGGGGTTCATCTGTAGAGAGGGGAAGTAGCCCCTGCCATGAACTTGGATGAGCACCGGGGACACCCATGAGTGCCAGTGCAGCAAGCTTGCCTACATTTTCAGTGTTACCGACTCTTAGCTGGGCTCGATAGGAACCAACCAACCGCCTGAGGTCAAAGCTCACCAGCTCAAGGCTGATTTCAGGCTCAAGTCCTAGGAGTTGAAAAAATTGCGATGGCTGCTCTTCACTGCTGATCATTGCCGAGAGCTCGCACCGCTGCGAGGCAGCACCGATCGCCTTGTAGAGCAAGCGAATTTCATCCTGGAGCTCCCCTCGAACCACTCGGTCCGGGGACTCCACTTTTCCTGACAGGTACCCCGCCAACGAACTAGCTCCCAGTAGCGAAGTCCGCGGCCTGAGGTTTGGCCATATCCCATCCTGAAGCCTCGGAAGAAAAACAGTGTGAAACGATCTACCTGAGATTGAGGACGCCGTTGTCAAAACCACCGCATCGATACTGGATGTGGCTGCAAGCGAGTCTTCAGGGATCGACTGTTCTAGCTGCTCGAGGCAAAATGTTCTCGCGTCTCCAAGATTATTTTCAGAGAAGCGATTGGCTGCTGCCACCAACTGTAAAGCAGCATCAATGTCAAGATTTGCGCCCCGAGCCACCGCTGAGTTCCCCCTGCCCAAAACTTGACGCTGGGAGAGGTTTGCGGCCTCCAAAACTAAAGAGATGGCCTGCGGAGCTGAAGCTTCCGGGTGGCCCCTAAGCGTTCGCAGCAGTGCGATGACAAAGTTTAACTTCTTGATTTCTGAGGTTTTTGGCTCGTGCTCAATTTCCAAAGCCGAGGCCCAAAATTGTGCTGGGTCCGAGTACTCAAAATCTCCGAAGGCAATCAACTGACGCCGCAGTCGCCTGATGCCAATGCTGTCCAGACCGACCAGCGAGGATTCCAGAAGTTGAACCACGTCTGTGGATTCCGATGACTGGTATGCCAGTCGTAAAAGCTCCAGCACGGCGCGGGCAAAGGGTTGATCGCGCAGAGCACTTTGGCTTCCACTAATGGAAACCGGAACGTTCCTTGCACTGAGGGCACTTGCAAGCTGCTCAAGCTGAGGTCGGGTTCTGGCAACCACGGCGATCCCACTAAAACTTAGATTCTCCTGGAGCCTGGCTCGACGAATTTCTGCGGCCAGCCAATCCGCCTCAGCCACCTGGTTCAGGAATGTTCGCGCCCCCACAGTTACCCCTGCGGGCTTGGGGCGCTGCGGTCCGGCAAGTTGAGCCGGTAGTTTGCCCGAGAGTTTTGAGAGGGCCTGGGAAAACTTGGTTCTTGGCTCAAGGTAATGCTTCGGAACCGAGGGGAATCTAGAAAGGTACCCCTCGGGTAGGGCAGTTCTGAATCCCAGTGACGCGGCATCTGGGTCTCCAAACAGCACAAGATTTTTACCCTGCGAAAGCTCAGCCACAAATTCCAAGCCCGCCCGCGAAAAGTCGTGAGCGTCATCAACCAGGATGTGACTGAAAGAGGCCTGCCTTGGCGCGGTGCTAATTAGAAGCGCCGGATCAAGGGCGCCAGAACGCTTCACCGCCTCCAGATAGAGCGGGAGTAGCTCGGTGGCAATGTCTATGCCCTTGGTTTTGACAGTAATTTCTTCCAGCTGCTTGGGTTCCAAATTGAATTCCAGGCAGACGGTAATAAGGTCTCGTATCTCCTGAATGAATCCTTCCAGGCTCACAGTTTGAAAGTTGAAGCCCCAGGGAGCCTTCGGGCTGCTCGAGACCAACTCCCGGAGAATCTTTTGCTGAGCACTTCCGCTGAGGAGGCGAACCCCGGCTTCCTTGATGCGGTGCTGAGCGAATGCAAATGAGGTGATTGACTGGGCCCGGGGTGCGGCGGCGGCTTTTTGGCTGTCCAGTGAGACTTGATCTCGCAGGTCGCTGGCTTGAGCACGATTAGGGGTTAGCACCAAGATGTCTGATGGCTCGACACCGGCTCTCTCGACCTCGATAACCAATTGCCCAAGCAGGGTTGTCTTACCTGAACCTGGTGAACCGACAACCGCATGGTGGCCAGTGAGCAAGTCGGGAGCGAATCCGGGCAGGGTCGAAGGCAGCGAAGATGGGGTCGCTGGAACAAAGACTGCTTCTGCTGGAGTCACCTCCCAAATCTATTGGGCGGGGCAGACATTTTGATGTCGTAACCTAGAGGCACCTATAAGGAGTGTCATGGAAATCAGAATTGGGATTCGCGAAAATCAACGAGACATCAGCTTCGAGTCCAACCAAACCCTCGCGGAGGTAACCAAGGCGGTCTCTGAGGCATTTGCAAACAAGGTTGACCTGCTTCAATTCGAGGATGAAAAGGGGAAGACCATTTTGGTTCCAGTTTCATCTGTGGCTTACTTTGAAATCGGAGCGGAGCAAAACCGCAGGGTTGGATTTATTGCCTAATGGAAATTCTGGTTCTACTCGCTTACGCAGCCATTTTGGCGCTGGTGGCGCCATTCGTTCTCCCAAAATCTGAGCATTACGGATCGCTGGTTCCGCTTGGGCTAGCCCTGGCATCGGGCTCTGCACTTTGGCTGGTTTTGACCTGGTTTGGCTTTCACTACGACGAGGCTTGGATCTGGTTCATCGTCATGCTGGCCATGCCGGCAGCTATTTGGTTTGGAACCTCTTACCTGGCAAAACTCAGGGCTGAGAGCGAAGCGAAAAAGCTTTCCGAGCTGCGACTACGCGGTAAGGCCTAGTCGGTCCATTCTGACGGTGTGCTGAGCAATTAGCTCAGAGGTGTAGGGCTCAAGCGCCTTGAACTGGGTTCGAGCCAATTCCGTTGGGGTCAGGTTTGGAAGTGGAGTGAGAACCTTGTCGAGGTTAACAGAATCTCGAATTTCCAAGAGCACATCCGCCACAATCATCCGCCCGTACATCGCAAGACGGTGCCCAACTCTCGCGTCATCCTCAATCGCCTGAATTAGGGCTTCCTGCAACGTCGTCTCGAGCGCGCCGTCTGACAGAAGTTCCTCGACTCGGATTCGCTTGGAGGGAGCAAGACCTTTCACCAAGTTTCTGTAGTGACTCTCCAGCATTCCGAAGGCTATGTAGTCGAGCATCAAATCCTCGAGCGAATCCGTCCCTTGAATTCTTGCCAGGGCGAAATCCAGCCTGGAGGCGAAGTGCTGGTGTGAAATTTCGCTGAACAGCCCCTGTTTGCTTACCAACGCTGTTAGCTCTGCGTGCCTTGCGTAGTAGGAGTTGGAGAGTTTGTGAAGCTTCTTGGAAAGGGCCTGGTCAGAAACGGTTTCGGACTGGTGGTCAAGCCGCTCAGCAATTGCGAGGGTGAGAACGGAAAGCTGTCCGAGGTAAATCTCGGGCGAGGGGGTAAGCTTTGAAGGGTTGAGTTGAACTTGGCTGCGACCTGCACCTGTGTCGCGAGAAGGAAGCGAAAGCTTCTGAGAAACCTTGCGCAGTCTGCGTAGCCAATCCAACACCCCAGAAGCTTATAACCACAATCCTGCCGACCACCAATGTGAGGCAGCAAACACAGAAGAGATTTTCTTGAACTTTCGCTCACTGGGCATCGATGCAGACATCTGCGATGCCTTAGATTCCAAAAACATCACCAGTCCATTCCCAATTCAGCAGCAAGCTATTCCAGTTGCGTTATCTGGAACCGACGTTATTGGCCAGGCAAAAACCGGAACCGGTAAAACACTGGGGTTCGGGCTACCACTGCTGCAGTCACTGGGACAGAATCCAGAGCCTGGCGTCCAGGCACTGGTCGTTGTGCCAACGAGAGAGCTGGCCATTCAGGTTGCAGAGGACCTCGAACTTGCAGCTTCCAACCGACCAACCCAAATAGCGGCTATCTACGGTGGCAAGGCATACGAGGGTCAAGTAGCTGCCCTCAAGGCCGGCGCTCAAGTTGTAGTGGGTACCCCCGGACGCTTGATTGATCTGGCAAAACAAAAACTCCTTGACCTCACCAAGATCAGATTCATGGTGCTGGACGAGGCCGATGAGATGCTCGACCTGGGCTTCTTGCCAGACGTGGAGAAGCTGTTTAGCTTTACCCCGCAGGATCGCCAGACCATGCTGTTCTCAGCGACCATGCCGGCGGCAATTCTTAACCTGGCTCGCAGATACCAAAACCGACCGATTCACATCAGGGTTCAGGATCCAGACGAAGGTAAGACCAAGGCAGATATCAAACAGTTTGTCTACCGAGCACACGCCCTTGACAAGGATGAGGTTGTGGGCCGCATCCTGCAGGCCGAGGGTAGAGGCAAGACCGTAATCTTCGTGAAAACCAAGCGAACCAGCGCCAAGCTCACCGAGGAACTGACTGACCGCGGATTTAGTGCCACTCCCCTGCACGGCGACATGTCGCAAGAGGCTCGAGAGCGCTCGATGACCAACTTCCGCACGGGTAAGAAAGAGATTCTGGTGGCAACCGAGGTTGCTGCCCGAGGTATTGACGTTGATGACGTGACCCACGTGATCAACTACTCGGTTCCAGAGGACGAGAAGGCCTACCTGCACCGCGTTGGCAGAACTGGTCGCGCTGGAAAACTGGGCGTAGCTATCACTTTTGTTGACTGGGACGACATGGCCCGCTGGGTCCACATCAACCGGGAGCTAGAGCTCGGTCAGCCTGAGCCTCAAGAGACCTACTCAAGCTCGAAGCACCTTTTCGAAGAGCTGGGGATTCCGGCGGGAACCAAGGGTCGTATTGCAAGGGCTAAAGAACCTGCCAAAGAGAAATCTGAGGCGAAGAGCAAGCCGGTCCAGAGTTCTCCGGCTGCTCCCAAGCGTGAGCGTAACCGAGTCAGGAACTACAGAAACGGTTCGAAGCCCCAGGCTTGATCAATGATGCGCTCCAGCATTTCGGGAGCCGTGGTGTTCTCACCAAGTTTGTTGTCCTTGCCACCAACCCCGTGATAGTCGGATGATCCGGTGACGATTAGGTTGTGCTTCAGTGCCAGCTCCGAGAGCCAGGTCCTTGCGACTTTGGGAACCGAGCGGTGATTTACCTCAAGGCCGTTGAGCCCTGCAGCAATTAGGTATTCGAAATGTGCCTGAGGTAGATCCTCTGGTTTTGCACCCGCAGGGAAATCAATCAGCGGATGTGCCATCACGGACACTCCCCCTGCACCTCGAATCAGCTCAATCGCCTCCAGGGTTGGAAGCGAGACCTCCGAGACGTAGTAGGGAGAGTTTCGGTGCAGGATCGAAGTGAAGGCATCCGAGCGAGTCGGCACAATTCCAAGCGAAACTAAAGCGTCGGCAATAGCCGGGCGCCCAATGGTGGAGCCCAGTGGCAACTGAGCCTGAACCAAATCCCAGCTGACTGGGTAGTCCGCTTCAAGCCTGCGGACCATTTCCTTAGCTCTTTTGACCCTGGACTCCTTGGTTCGATTTAGCGCACCGATTAGCGGCTCATTCTCTGGGTCTGGCAAATAGGCGAGGATGTGGACGCTGATGCCTCTGCCGGTCTCGGTTTCAGATCTCGTGGAAACTTCAATGCCGGGGACTAGGCCGATTCGGTTGGTCTGAGCGGCGGAGATTGCCTCTTGCCAACCCGAAACGGTGTCGTGATCAGTAATTGCTAGGACCTCGATGCCGGCGGCTTTGGCATTTTCCACAAGCTGTGCCGGCGTGTCTTTGCCGTCGGACTGATTTGTGTGTGCATGGAGGTCTATCACAGGAGCAGAATAGTGCCATGGGAAAAAAGAACCAGCCAACCAACCGATCTCGCACTCCGCACTCGGAGAGCTTCTTGAAATTCATCGCCGCTAACTGGCAAGAGTCTGCTCCGGCAAACCTGCAGCGCTGGGAGGTTGCCGATTACGCACTCACCCGCCGTAATCAGCTTGCTAAGCAGTTCAAGGGCGAGGTGCTGGTCATCGAGGCCGGGGAGCCTAAGACTCGCTCGAATGACACCGAATATCGGTATCGTCCGCACTCTGGCTTTGCCCACCTAACCGGCTGGGGCTCGTCCACTGTGCCGGGTTCAGTGCTCGTGATTGATGCCAGCAAAAAGACTCCGAAGCACACACTGTATTTGATGCCGACTGCAGATAAATCCAGCGATGAATTTTTCGCCAACCCCATGATTGGCGAATTTTGGGTCGGACCTAGACCAACGCTAGAGGAGGTCTCGACCCAGCTCGGAATTCAAACTCGGGACATTTCCAAGCTGCGCGATGATCTGAAAAAACTTGAGCGGAAGATAACGCTGAAGTCTGAGGCCCTGCTCGAAGCACTTTCAACCATGAGATTTGTGAAAGACGAATACGAAATTGCCCAGCTGAGAGAGGCTGTAAATGTGACCATCAGGGGCTTTGGGGATGTTGCCAGAGCCCTTCCGCAGGCAAGTCGGAAAAAGCGCGGCGAGCGAATTGTGGAGACTGCGTTTTTCGCCCGGGCCAGACATGAGGGGTACGACCTCGGCTATGAGACCATCGCCGCAGCGGGAAA
Proteins encoded in this window:
- a CDS encoding ATP-dependent DNA helicase, whose translation is MTPAEAVFVPATPSSLPSTLPGFAPDLLTGHHAVVGSPGSGKTTLLGQLVIEVERAGVEPSDILVLTPNRAQASDLRDQVSLDSQKAAAAPRAQSITSFAFAQHRIKEAGVRLLSGSAQQKILRELVSSSPKAPWGFNFQTVSLEGFIQEIRDLITVCLEFNLEPKQLEEITVKTKGIDIATELLPLYLEAVKRSGALDPALLISTAPRQASFSHILVDDAHDFSRAGLEFVAELSQGKNLVLFGDPDAASLGFRTALPEGYLSRFPSVPKHYLEPRTKFSQALSKLSGKLPAQLAGPQRPKPAGVTVGARTFLNQVAEADWLAAEIRRARLQENLSFSGIAVVARTRPQLEQLASALSARNVPVSISGSQSALRDQPFARAVLELLRLAYQSSESTDVVQLLESSLVGLDSIGIRRLRRQLIAFGDFEYSDPAQFWASALEIEHEPKTSEIKKLNFVIALLRTLRGHPEASAPQAISLVLEAANLSQRQVLGRGNSAVARGANLDIDAALQLVAAANRFSENNLGDARTFCLEQLEQSIPEDSLAATSSIDAVVLTTASSISGRSFHTVFLPRLQDGIWPNLRPRTSLLGASSLAGYLSGKVESPDRVVRGELQDEIRLLYKAIGAASQRCELSAMISSEEQPSQFFQLLGLEPEISLELVSFDLRRLVGSYRAQLRVGNTENVGKLAALALMGVPGAHPSSWQGLLPLSTDEPLVSEGEKVRFSPSKLEAFEKCPVHWFIESFGGDGSGFEASLGTLLHAAMEQGGHRDELVQYLESNWHTLEFESSWQAQTQKRKALRMLSAVADYLESADLLMQAEQKFELNLGRLQIAGKIDRVEQLPDGSVAVVDLKTGRTPSQAEVSGHRQLAVYQLAMRELGHELAGAKIVSVGEQKLKVLQQPPLTEELESEITKLLADVEQQAGAARFAANVSSHCLQAGNCQLLIGKVITGG
- a CDS encoding UvrD-helicase domain-containing protein; the protein is MANFSADEIYALVSKHTLTNEQRAVIEGAPFDSPALVIAGAGSGKTELMSLRVLYLVANSLARPDEVLGLTFTRKAAAELSARVNQALYRLRETDFWPADLEQDFSPAYIATYNSFGNDIFRRLALSVGFEQDATLLTEAASVSLADELVRSLNLETHARLEDWEKSKSHLIDLVLALASELTDNQISAESMNQHLQFFIDHVSGLPKNASGSMERFAYTEDLLASAGQNQLLADLAEEYRSLKSKRNLVDFADQVALALKALEKPFEHQHRFVLLDEYQDTSTIQTKLLSRLFAGKSVLAVGDPNQAIYGWRGASSRNLTGFHQDFGSPRPVTFTLSKSWRSGPAVVAAANATAHALNLSQPELAPVTLEAGKPQHDDQVTAAVYQTEAEEAAALAQWFMERVDENTSAALLTRTKASMAELSEALTKRGLVVEVSGLSSLLELPEVMDLIAALSVIERPEAGAQLMRLLAGPKWRVGAKDLAALGDLARFLSRVRDEVVASQPVTIVEALDELCRDSEIGNFSDAGRSRLIAAAQVIRRMRSRVSIPLSELAWSIVKELEIDIELFSAGTSVNPLSNLEAFIARIAEFEQAALRPTLGSMLNWLDHAKQRESFELPRSGAKQGVVQIMSIHAAKGLEWDVVAIAQLNQGSFPIEGRGAKGWLASGKVPFSLRGDSQALPEFAFQTTQTQGELKKLFDEFQDKNRAKHLIEERRLAYVGFTRAKRELHLTASYYKPGLKKPRPISGFLVELLESGLCRNTIEIPEPDPVNPASGNSQIKIWPFDPLGEKRDALAQGAAAVSAAEPARIENFTEFALLLEERERNASRPTSAFPRRLSASALMRLIAEPEKFAESLVRPMPGLFSASAQAGTDFHALIEDWLLGDEVDIDLDDQLVKNFAQSRFASLEPKFVEQSIEIVLDGLVVVCKLDAVFETELGFLVVDWKSGNSPTDPALLEARAMQLALYRIALSKWLQVGVERVQACFYFAGDAKEVMPSRLPSEAELVEALTKARTARRG
- a CDS encoding DUF3107 domain-containing protein; protein product: MEIRIGIRENQRDISFESNQTLAEVTKAVSEAFANKVDLLQFEDEKGKTILVPVSSVAYFEIGAEQNRRVGFIA
- a CDS encoding phosphotransferase → MGRPALILAALAADAAPGKNFRHYLKITDNPDIEVLRLWDAEGQSYELKMPASAAGITELATEITVLQALNQAKLSLPFAIPNQVGQTQDFDGQRAVLFTLLGGSSPDLSRLGPGAFSKSFAEAMASLHNCETQPIIEAGLPSYDATTVLHHKVQELDRMAATGRIPAALLSRWETALEDIGLFRFHPTLTHSAINSEAVLVENQQVVGITGFNALCVGDPAEDFRWLASGAVASTLDDALLHYRAARPQADENLAQRAILYSELELGSWLLHCLSIGDAEQIKQAEDLLNDLKENLEAGNLKELTATSFVGLAVASSIIPQAMPTQPIETLSPSALQEEVEEQDQDAPADDLTQAEPTETTLDELF
- a CDS encoding ATP-dependent helicase, translated to MSQDSVGHPLLAGLDEQQREAAQALRGPVGILAGAGSGKTRTISHRIAYGIDRGVFAANRILALTYTNRAASELRSRLRSLGVTEVAVRTFHSAALGQLQFFWPQLTGGLPPKLLTNKLPALREVLGELRLELRDEELRELAAEIELVSYSLVSPGQYLERERGVIAGFSPERFVTVLEAYSNYKQQKRLADWEDVLTLTLGLLRSEDRMLEHVQQQYRFFTVDEYQDISPLQQALLETWLGEREDVCVVGDPRQAIYGFAGADAGFLTGFGSRYPNAEIFELNRNYRSTSEIVASANSVASTRNLEPVRGELTSPVVIEAASASAEAKRIASGIAKSLAEGWAPSDIAVLSRINSQLEPIERELGTLGISVQVRGAGRFFRIPEVQKAMLAIRALQISTQPQPLFMLLSEILSQLGWSSQESKSEKWRNLNWFMEIFDELGSPSLDEFVRELGERERSGDEPIREAITLATVHATKGLEWRAVYLCGLNQGWFPISHAKTEAQLAEERRLFYVAITRACDQLTMSYISDRERSSFLKLL